The Toxoplasma gondii ME49 chromosome XII, whole genome shotgun sequence genome includes a region encoding these proteins:
- a CDS encoding zinc finger (CCCH type) motif-containing protein (encoded by transcript TGME49_248270) encodes MERGGKPSVSAGVDRLMSPSVAPARVRASFLPDKKNDKEKRHVRRVTSRKTFQRGEGVESELGQMDFSTARSGKTATRSSAPIAALLAIAKTAAMTEEVPLKGIILANRRSVFHKTRLCPRLRGDRVFCPLGESCTFAHSEKELRPPPVLDRTKLCPSVLSKGASPCPGIARGEPCKFAHSKSEIRHTSNMFKTNMCLKWNRGKCKAGADCNHAHGEEELRFYRLLAYSNGTRDFRSEAEVGALRLGRASDEKEGAPQSSPSHTKDMHPSGALKGGKHIAESAGNQKGRQNGASNPRSATNALGLWGTNKSCDAVRDRLSGSALPSTSGCMSASLSGTSSVLKLNGDWRREDEGTGCSVSGESSTSFVDEAEQQRRQIYEELLAREQEQRRREQATQEEYQRLLLTLAASAPDLFRALFLSPNTPVAESETLRNLAQLCPQNGQNKRQLPGTDAPGFEDTSRVDEKAETVKKDDRMTSWRDGLATFLKPAAPVVNAPDPTIDDSVLRAALAAAVQSKKQQPKLEVCQERPARSDLDGLLVPSSFSLPKGGDDALGPRLDVPLQFPLGSRVSTPCRGTGSGTPDSFSTCAGGEDCMERLTNCLQFAAVEGEQAGSVPPSPLLFGSQSSVTSCESVENASFMSTPPLRAGLSPFSGAANWEQKRRSAQDEVSSGSGVLFPFSPGRSDGGIVKESQKDAFASPLETLFADPAALAFYSDPWGTNEEREARDASSPFQVFTPVKEVRDATWSQAEQALVSRRGMGLPVQQKEKAEHGQAPGPGAAFQDALALLHSLGLLSDSAKPRGAAGGAGAETPARG; translated from the exons AtggagaggggaggaaagcCAAGTGTATCTGCCGGAGTGGATCGACTCATGTCTCCCTCCGTTGCACCTGCCCGTGTCCGGGCGAGCTTCTTGCCTGATAAGAAGAACGACAAAGAAAAGCGACACGTGCGAAGAGTCACTTCGAGAAAGACCTTCCAAAGAGGGGAAGGCGTAGAAAGTGAACTCGGCCAGATGGATTTCTCGACGGCCCGGTCAGGGAAGACGGCGACACGATCGAGCGCGCCGATCGCCGCTCTGCTTGCTATAGCCAAAACTGCCGCCATGACCGAAGAAGTGCCTTTGAAAGGTATCATCCTCGCCAACCGAAGGAGCGTCTTCCACAAAACACGGCTGTGTCCACGCCTACGTGGAGACAGGGTCTTCTGCCCCCTGGGGGAAAGCTGCACATTCGCGCACTCGGAGAAGGAACTGAGACCGCCGCCAGTGCTCGACAGAACCAAGCTGTGCCCCAGCGTTCTCAGCAAGGGTGCCTCACCCTGTCCCGGCATCGCTCGCGGGGAACCCTGCAAGTTTGCCCACTCGAAGTCCGAAATTCGACACACTTCCAATATGTTCAAGACCAACATGTGTTTGAAATGGAACCGAGGAAAGTGCAAA GCTGGAGCGGATTGCAACCATGCTcacggagaggaggaactTCGTTTTTATCGTTTGCTGGCGTATAGCAACGGAACGCGCGACTTCCGCAGCGAGGCGGAAGTCGGAGCACTCCGCTTAGGACGAGCCagcgacgaaaaggaaggcgCGCCGCAGTCCTCCCCGTCGCACACGAAGGACATGCACCCCTCAGGTGCACTCAAGGGGGGGAAGCACATAGCGGAGAGTGCAGGAAACCAGAAGGGTCGGCAGAACGGTGCTTCGAATCCGCGCTCGGCGACGAACGCTCTCGGACTGTGGGGCACGAACAAGAGCTGCGATGCCGTGCGCGACCGGCTCTCAGGTAGCGCGTTGCCCTCCACGTCGGGGTGcatgtctgcgtctctgtcgggGACCTCTTCAGTGTTGAAGCTCAACGGCGActggcgaagagaagacgaaggtaCGGGATGTTCTGTGTCTGGCGAGTCGAGCACCAGCTTCGTGGACGAGGCGGAGCAGCAGCGCAGACAAATCTACGAGGAGCTGCTGGCGCGCGAGCAAGAGCAGCGACGCAGGGAGCAGGCAACTCAGGAGGAGTATCAGAGGCTTTTGCTCACGCTCGCGGCTTCCGCCCCCGACCTCTTCCGGgcactttttctctccccgaACACCCCTGTTGCCGAATCTGAGACGCTTCGAAACCTGGCCCAGTTGTGTCCGCAGAACGGGCAAAATAAGCGACAGTTGCCTGGCACCGACGCCCCAGGCTTCGAAGATACGAGTCGAGTGGACGAGAAGGCCGAGActgtgaagaaagacgacCGCATGACGTCCTGGAGGGACGGCCTCGCGACCTTCCTGAAGCCTGCTGCTCCAGTCGTCAACGCACCCGATCCCACAATCGACGACTCCGTCCTCAGGGCGGCCCTCGCTGCGGCTGTCCagtcgaagaagcagcagccgaAGCTCGAGGTGTGTCAGGAGAGACCCGCGAGGTCGGACTTGGACGGTCTTCTGgtgccttcttcgttctccttgCCCAAGGGCGGAGACGACGCTCTCGGACCGCGTCTGGACGTACCGCTGCAGTTCCCGCTCGGGAGTCGCGTCTCGACGCCTTGTCGTGGCACGGGGAGTGGAACGCCTGATTCTTTCTCCACGTGCGCAGGCGGCGAAGATTGTATGGAGCGCTTGACGAACTGTCTACAGTTTGCGGCTGTGGAGGGAGAGCAGGCGGGCAGTGTGCcgccgtctccgcttctctttgGTTCGCAGTCCTCCGTGACTTCATGCGAATCAGTCGAGAACGCCTCATTCATGTCCACGCCGCCCCTCCGAGCgggcctctctcccttttccggAGCAGCAAACTGGGAGCAGAAGCGCCGGAGTGCGCAGGACGAGGTCTCATCGGGGTCGGGCGTGCTGTTCCCCTTCTCGCCTGGTCGTAGTGACGGAGGGATTGTGAAGGAGTCCCAGAAAGACGCTTTTGCCAGTCCCCTTGAGACGCTCTTTGCGGACCCGGCAGCGTTGGCCTTTTACTCCGACCCCTGGGGCACGAACGAGGAGCGCGAGGCACGAGACGCGTCCTCACCCTTCCAGGTGTTCACCCCCGTGAAGGAGGTGCGCGATGCGACGTGGAGCCAGGCAGAGCAGGCACTCGTCTCGCGGAGGGGCATGGGTTTGCCAGTTCAgcaaaaagagaaagcagaacaCGGCCAGGCTCCTGGGCCGGGAGCGGCGTTTCAGGATGCCCTGGCTCTCCTCCACAGTCTGGGACTCCTCAGCGACTCCGCGAAGCCACGAGGCGCCGCAGGGGGCGCTGGGGCTGAGACGCCCGCTCGCGGCTAG
- a CDS encoding hypothetical protein (encoded by transcript TGME49_248280), with translation MGAFSNFMLSRISMPMHDGRNTRPAPDAGLQLNVLVKMRRKSKTGSCIFLQRSVTIFESLVVQAPLNNLQPPVTARWLLAMVQENRIHHGALEKRATQEAPCPLLSSCMFIC, from the coding sequence ATGGGCGCTTTTAGCAACTTTATGTTGTCCCGAATTTCAATGCCAATGCACGACGGTCGCAACACGAGGCCGGCGCCCGATGCAGGCCTGCAACTGAATGTGCTGGTAAAAATGCGAAGAAAATCCAAAACGGGCTCTTGCATATTCCTGCAGCGCTCTGTGACGATTTTTGAGTCCTTGGTCGTGCAAGCTCCACTGAACAATCTTCAGCCTCCTGTGACCGCACGGTGGTTGCTCGCCATGGTGCAGGAGAACCGCATTCATCACGGAGCCCTTGAGAAACGGGCGACCCAGGAAGCTCCTTGTCCTCTTTTATCGAGTTGTATGTTCATCTGCTAA